One Saimiri boliviensis isolate mSaiBol1 chromosome 5, mSaiBol1.pri, whole genome shotgun sequence genomic window carries:
- the UPP2 gene encoding uridine phosphorylase 2 isoform X2, giving the protein MASVLPASKRSVRSDRNTYVGKRFVHVKNPYLDSMDEDILYHLDLGTKTHNLPAMFGDVKFVCVGGSPNRMKAFALFVQKELRLEEAEEDIKDICAGTDRYCMYKTGPVLAISHGMGIPSISIMLHELIKLLHHARCCDVTIIRIGTSGGIGIAPGTVVITDIAVDSFFKPRFEQVILDNIVTRNTELDKELSEELFNCSKEIPNFPTLIGHTMCTYDFYEGQGRLDGALCSFSREKKLDYLKRAYEAGVRNIEMESTVFAAICGLCGLKVSDNGKAAPTQPAGTPGFRFFCSRKCLFTFLYCINK; this is encoded by the exons ATGGCTTCGGTTTTACCTGCCTCCAAAAGATCTGTGAGATCTGACAGGAATACATATGTTGG aaaaaggtTTGTTCATGTTAAAAATCCTTACTTGGATTCAATGGATGAAGACATTCTCTATCACTTGGATTTGGGGACAAAAACACACAACCTACCAGCAATGTTTGGAGATGTAAAG ttTGTCTGCGTTGGTGGGAGCCCAAACAGAATGAAAGCATTTGCACTGTTTGTGCAGAAGGAGCTCAGGTTGGAGGAAGCTGAAGAAGACATAAAAGACATCTGTGCTGGGACAGACAGATATTGTATGTACAAAACCGGACCTGTGCTTGCCATCAGT CATGGCATGGGCATCCCCTCTATTTCTATTATGCTTCATGAACTCATCAAATTACTCCACCATGCACGGTGCTGCGATGTCACCATTATTAGAATTGGTACATCAGGGGGAATAG GGATTGCACCAGGGACTGTTGTAATAACGGATATAGCTGTAGACTCCTTCTTTAAGCCCCGGTTTGAACAGGTCATTTTGGACAACATCGTCACCCGAAATACTGAACTTGACAAGGAACTGTCTGAAGAACTGTTCAACTGTAGCAAAGAAATCCCCAACTTCCCAACCCTCATTGGACATACAATGTGTACCTATGATTTTTATGAAG GCCAAGGCCGACTAGATGGAGCACTTTGCTCCTTTTCCAGAGAAAAAAAGTTAGATTACTTGAAGAGAGCATATGAAGCTGGCGTCAGGAATATTGAAATGGAATCTACAGTGTTTGCAGCTATATGTGGACTCTGTGGTCTAAAAG TTAGTGACAATGGAAAAGCAGCACCCACACAGCCTGCAGGGACACCTGGATTCAGATTTTTCTGCTCCAGGAAATGCCTCTTCACCTTTCTTTATTGTATAAACAAATGA